ACCAGATAGGCGTTTCATATCCCAGTTAATATCGCGACCTGTTGAAGCTAATGCCGCTAAGGTAAAGCGCAGGGCATCTGTACCGTGTGCTTCAATACCTTCAGGGAACTCTTTGCTAGTACGTTTAGCAATTTTTTCAGCCATTTGTGGCTGCATCATATTACCAGTACGTTTTTCTAACAGGTTTTCTAATGAAATACCGTCGATCATATCCAGAGGATCAAGTACGTTACCTTTGGATTTTGACATCTTCTGGCCTTCTTCATCACGGATAAGACCCGTCATATAAACCGTATTAAATGGAACTTGCGGTTTACCGTCTTCGTCTTTGATGAAGTGCATGGTCATCATGATCATGCGAGCAATCCAGAAGAAAATGATATCAAAGCCACTGACTAATACATTCGTTGGATGGAATGTTTTCAGTGCTTCAGTATTTTCAGGCCAGCCTAATGTTGAGAATGTCCACAATGCAGATGAGAACCACGTATCGAGTACGTCTTCATCTTGGCGTAATGCCACATCAGCGGCGATATTGTTTTCACGACGTACTTCTTCTTCGTCACGACCAACATAAACATTACCTTCATTGTCGTACCAAGCCGGAATACGGTGACCCCACCACAGTTGACGAGAAATACACCAATCTTGGATATCATTCATCCAAGAGAAGTACATGTTTTCGTACTGTTTTGGTACAAATTGGATATCGCCATTTTTAACCGCTTCAACCGCAGGTTTCGCTAAAGGTGCCGCGCGAACATACCATTGGTCTGTTAGTAAAGGTTCGATAACAACGCCACCACGGTCGCCGTAAGGTACAGTTAAATCGTGAGGTTTGATCTCTTCTAATAAACCTAGACGTTCAAATTCAGCGACCATTGCTTTACGTGCCGCAAAGCGTTCCATACCTTGGTAGGCTTCTGGAATTTCAGTACTGTAAATATCTGACTCAACACCATTGGTGTCTAAGACTTCTGCGCTAACACGGATATTGCCATCAAAGTCCATGATATTAATCATGGGTAATTGATGACGGCGTCCAACTTCATAGTCATTAAAGTCGTGGGCAGGAGTGATTTTTACGCAACCTGTACCTTTTTCCATATCAGCGTGTTCGTCCGCTAAAATAGGGATACGACGGTTAACGATTGGTAGAATAATTTCTTTACCAATTAAATCTTTATAGCGAGGATCTTCTGGGTTAACAGCAACACCAGTATCACCTAACATGGTTTCTGGGCGAGTTGTTGCAACAATGAGGTAATCTTTACCTTCTGCTGTTTTTGCCCCATCCGCTAAAGGATAACGCAGGTGCCACATTGAACCTTTAACTTCGCGGTTCTCAACTTCTAGATCAGAAATTGCAGTATGTAATTTAGGGTCCCAGTTAACAAGGCGTTTACCACGGTAGATAAGATCTTCTTTATGTAAACGCACAAAGGCTTCTTTAACCGCTTTAGATAAACCTTCGTCCATGGTGAAACGTTCACGTTCCCAATCAACAGAGTTACCTAAACGACGCATTTGGTTAGAAATGTTGCCACCTGATTCAGCTTTCCATTCCCAAATTTTGTCGATAAACGCATCACGACCATAATCATGACGATTTTTACCTTCTTCAGCAGCAATTTTACGCTCAACGACCATTTGAGTCGCGATACCCGCATGGTCAGTCCCTGACTGCCACAAGGTGTTTTTACCTTGCATACGCTGATAACGGATCATGGTATCCATAATGGTCTGCTGGAAAGCATGGCCCATATGTAGGCTACCAGTGACGTTTGGCGGTGGGATCACGATACAGAAGCTTTCTTTTGTTGTATCGCCATTGGCTTTAAAGTAGCCGTTTTTTTCCCAATGCTGATACAGAGGTTGTTCAATCTCTGCTGGATTATAAGTTGTGTCGAGCGATGGCTCTTTCGGTGCGGATTTATTTTCCATATTTTTTACGTATTCAATAGGTTGGCGGCGTAGCCATTGTCAAAGTAAAGCCGACGCTACGATAAATTTTATATCGTTCACGCGCCAACTGTTTCAATTGTTCATCAATAGGTACAAAGTCTATCACTTCATGGAAAGCTGTGGCAAAGTCTACGAATTGCGATTGCAAATTAATCAAGAGATCACGAGGTGCGTTACCACGTTTTCCAGGCCAACATAATTCAACAGGAGCGCCATAACGAGGGCCTTCACCTGCAAGATTATGAGGAACAAACTGATGAGGTTCTCTGGCCCATAATGCCTCATCAAGCAATTCAGCTTGAGCCTGAGACTCACAAACCAATAAAATACGTTTGCCTAATCGCCAATGTTCAGCGGTAAGTTGACAGGCAAGCCACTCATGAGCCTGTAAATCATCGTGTATTGATGGGTGTTCCATTAAATAAAACGTGGCGTTTTTCATGATATCCCGATAACAGAAGGGTATTGCGTTGCAATACCCTTCTTGGAGTCTGCGCTATTTACCATAATAATAGGGTAATACCTTAACCCTGATAATTATGCGGTATTACTCGTCGCTATTCAAACCCGCGCGATTAAGTAAGAACTGAGACAGTAAAGAAACAGGACGACCTGTTGCGCCTTTGGCTTTACCAGAACGCCATGCTGTACCCGCAATATCTAAGTGAGCCCAGTTATATTTCGTCGCAAAACGCGCTAAGAAACAACCCGCAGTAATTGCACCACCTAAGCGACCACCTGTATTGGCTAAATCAGCAAAATTAGATTCGATTTGTTCATAGAACTCATCACCTAATGGTAAGCGCCAAGCGCGGTCACCGGCTTGTTCTGATGCATTCATTAACTCATGTGCTAATGGATTATGGTTAGACATTAATCCACTGTAGTGATGACCTAAAGCCACCATACAAGCTCCTGTTAATGTTGCGATATCGACAACTAACTCAGGCTCGAAACGTTCAACATAAGTTAACGTATCACATAGCACTAAGCGACCTTCAGCATCAGTGTTTAATACTTCAACGGTTTGGCCGGACATGGTTGTTAAAATGTCACCAGGACGATAGGCTTTTCCACCTGGCATATTTTCACAACCCGCTAGTACACCAATGACGTTAATCGGTAATTGCAGTTCTGCAACTACACGCATCACACCATAGACTGTTGCAGCACCACACATGTCATATTTCATCTCATCCATGCCGTCAGCAGGTTTGATAGAAATACCACCAGAGTCAAATGTTAGCCCTTTACCCACCAATACAATAGGGCGAGCTTCAGGATCTTTACTGCCTTTGTACTCAATGATAGACATTAAAGATTCATTTTGAGAGCCCTGACCTACCGCAAGGTAAGCATTCATGTTGAGCTCTTTCATTTGCTCTTCGCCAATAACACGCGTAGAAACATTTGAAGAAGAGTCTGCTAATTGACGTGCTTGAGAAGCTAAATAAGCTGCATTACAGATATTGGGTGGCATGTTTGCTAAATCTTTACATGCTTTAATGCCTGATGCGATAGCTAAACCATGAGCAATGGCACGTTCGCCACTAGGTAGTTCACGGCGAGTAGGAACATTAAAGACCATCTTACGCAATGGACGACGTAATTCTGTCTTATTGCTTTTTAGTTGATCAAAAGTATAGAGGCAGTCTTTTGCAGTCTCAACCGCTTGACGTACTTTCCAGTAGTTATTACGACCTTTAACATGCAACTCAGTGAGAAAGCAGACCGCTTCCATTGAGCCAGTTTCATTGAGCGTATTAATGGTTTTTTGAATGATTTGTTTATATTGACGTTCATCCAACTCACGCTCTTTACCGCAACCGATCAGTAAAACGCGCTCAGAGAGAACATTAGGTACATGATGTAACAGCAATGATTGTCCAACTTTGCCTTCCAGCTCACCTCGGCGTAATAAGGCGCTGATATAGCCATCACTGATTTTATCAAGTTGCTCCGCGATCGGAGATAAACGACGAGGCTCAAACACCCCCACGATAATACAAGCGCTGCGTTGTTTCTCTGGGCTGCCGCTTTTTACATTAAACTCCATGCGTTCTCCTGAATATTAAAGACAAAAACGGAAAGTATCGTTTAGAATAGTGATCCGCATTAATCTACCCCATAGAAAGTTTACTTTTTATGTTAAGCTAAATGCATTAATTGAACACAACTAATTTAGCTAACTTATAAGCTTGTTCTTATTGGGAACCTGTTTATAGCATGTTTTGATATCATTTGGGCTGCAAGAATGTCTAACTGAGATGCACAAATGATAGATATACAACGAAGTTAGCGATTTTCCTGCAAAAAGACAAGTTTTCACAGGCATAACTAGCGTGATTATAATTCGATATTTAGCTCGGGAAACCCTTAAAAGTCAGATAGCCATCTTATTTATTCTGATGCTTATCTTCTTTAGCCAGAAATTGGTTGAAATTTTAGGGGCTGCTGTTGAAGGTAACATTCCTACAAACCTCGTGGTTTCTCTGCTGTGGCTGGGAATTCCAGAGATGGCACAGCTTATTCTTCCATTAAGCCTCTTTCTTGGGCTTCTGATGACTTACAGCAAACTTTATGTTGAAAGTGAGATAACCGTCATGAATGCGTGTGGGATAGGTAAAAAAGCATTAGTGCAAGCAGCATTATTGCTTTCATTACTGACCAGCGCATTAGCCGCAGGGAATGTTATTTGGCTTATTCCATGGTCATCAGCACATCAAGAGCAAGTGCTTGAGGATGCCAAGGCAAATCCAAGTTTGGCGGCCTTGATGGAAGGGCAATTTAAAATGTCCAGTGACCGTAATATGGTGCTTTATCTTGGTAGCGTGAAAGGTAACCAATTCCAAGATGTGTTCCTCGCACAGTTACGCCCAACGCAAGATCAGCGTCCATCGGTTGTGGTGGCAGATAAAGGCTATACCAAGGAATTGCCTAACGGAAATCAGATTGTTGTGCTCAGTGAGGGAACTCGCTATGAAGGTACGGCTGTATTACGTGATTTTCGTATCACCGATTTTAATGACTACCAAGCTGTTATCGGGCATCGTGAATCTACTATTAGCAGTAATCGTGTAGAACAAAAAACGATGACGGAACTTTGGCATTCTAATGAAACAGAATCTATCGCTGAATTCCATTGGCGATTAACCTTGATTTTCTCTGTTGTCATTATGGCTGTGATGGTAGTGCCTTTAAGTGAGGTTAATCCACGCCAAGGCCGAGTATTAAGTATGTTACCTGCAATGTTGCTTTATCTGGTCTTTTTCTTATTACAAAGTTCGCTACATTCTAATGGGGAAAAAGGAAAAGT
This portion of the Proteus vulgaris genome encodes:
- the pepA gene encoding leucyl aminopeptidase, encoding MEFNVKSGSPEKQRSACIIVGVFEPRRLSPIAEQLDKISDGYISALLRRGELEGKVGQSLLLHHVPNVLSERVLLIGCGKERELDERQYKQIIQKTINTLNETGSMEAVCFLTELHVKGRNNYWKVRQAVETAKDCLYTFDQLKSNKTELRRPLRKMVFNVPTRRELPSGERAIAHGLAIASGIKACKDLANMPPNICNAAYLASQARQLADSSSNVSTRVIGEEQMKELNMNAYLAVGQGSQNESLMSIIEYKGSKDPEARPIVLVGKGLTFDSGGISIKPADGMDEMKYDMCGAATVYGVMRVVAELQLPINVIGVLAGCENMPGGKAYRPGDILTTMSGQTVEVLNTDAEGRLVLCDTLTYVERFEPELVVDIATLTGACMVALGHHYSGLMSNHNPLAHELMNASEQAGDRAWRLPLGDEFYEQIESNFADLANTGGRLGGAITAGCFLARFATKYNWAHLDIAGTAWRSGKAKGATGRPVSLLSQFLLNRAGLNSDE
- a CDS encoding DNA polymerase III subunit chi, with the protein product MKNATFYLMEHPSIHDDLQAHEWLACQLTAEHWRLGKRILLVCESQAQAELLDEALWAREPHQFVPHNLAGEGPRYGAPVELCWPGKRGNAPRDLLINLQSQFVDFATAFHEVIDFVPIDEQLKQLARERYKIYRSVGFTLTMATPPTY
- a CDS encoding valine--tRNA ligase produces the protein MENKSAPKEPSLDTTYNPAEIEQPLYQHWEKNGYFKANGDTTKESFCIVIPPPNVTGSLHMGHAFQQTIMDTMIRYQRMQGKNTLWQSGTDHAGIATQMVVERKIAAEEGKNRHDYGRDAFIDKIWEWKAESGGNISNQMRRLGNSVDWERERFTMDEGLSKAVKEAFVRLHKEDLIYRGKRLVNWDPKLHTAISDLEVENREVKGSMWHLRYPLADGAKTAEGKDYLIVATTRPETMLGDTGVAVNPEDPRYKDLIGKEIILPIVNRRIPILADEHADMEKGTGCVKITPAHDFNDYEVGRRHQLPMINIMDFDGNIRVSAEVLDTNGVESDIYSTEIPEAYQGMERFAARKAMVAEFERLGLLEEIKPHDLTVPYGDRGGVVIEPLLTDQWYVRAAPLAKPAVEAVKNGDIQFVPKQYENMYFSWMNDIQDWCISRQLWWGHRIPAWYDNEGNVYVGRDEEEVRRENNIAADVALRQDEDVLDTWFSSALWTFSTLGWPENTEALKTFHPTNVLVSGFDIIFFWIARMIMMTMHFIKDEDGKPQVPFNTVYMTGLIRDEEGQKMSKSKGNVLDPLDMIDGISLENLLEKRTGNMMQPQMAEKIAKRTSKEFPEGIEAHGTDALRFTLAALASTGRDINWDMKRLSGYRNFCNKLWNASRFVLMNTEDQDCGYQGGEMTFSLADRWILAEFNNTVKAYREALDNYRFDIAAGILYEFTWNQFCDWYLELSKPAVHKGNDAQKRAARHTLIEVLEGLLRLAHPIIPFITETIWQRVKEVKGIEGETIMLQAFPEFDASLVDEHALSDLEWIKEVIVAVRNIRAEMNIAPGKPLDVILRGADDNAKRRVSDNIGFLKAMGRLADIRPLAEGEEAPLSVTKLVSGAELLIPMAGFIDKDAELARLDKELEKVEKDITTLDSKLSNDGFVSRAPEAVVAKERERLATCLSAKEKLIAQKVSIASL
- the lptF gene encoding LPS export ABC transporter permease LptF translates to MIIIRYLARETLKSQIAILFILMLIFFSQKLVEILGAAVEGNIPTNLVVSLLWLGIPEMAQLILPLSLFLGLLMTYSKLYVESEITVMNACGIGKKALVQAALLLSLLTSALAAGNVIWLIPWSSAHQEQVLEDAKANPSLAALMEGQFKMSSDRNMVLYLGSVKGNQFQDVFLAQLRPTQDQRPSVVVADKGYTKELPNGNQIVVLSEGTRYEGTAVLRDFRITDFNDYQAVIGHRESTISSNRVEQKTMTELWHSNETESIAEFHWRLTLIFSVVIMAVMVVPLSEVNPRQGRVLSMLPAMLLYLVFFLLQSSLHSNGEKGKVDPLIAMWSVNGVYLGLAILLNIWDTLPMRKFRARFKKGVA